A region of the Nodularia sp. LEGE 06071 genome:
GATACTTACCTGCGGGGAACTTGGCATTTATATCAAGATATGATCGCCCGCAGCACTCAATCCCAACATTTAATCATTGGTCCTTGGGCGCATTTGCCTTGGGGTCGCAAAGTTGGTGAAGTTGATTTTGGTATAAATGCCATCAGTCCTATAGACAAGATGCAAGTTCGCTGGTTTGACCAGTTTCTTAAAGGTATTGATACAGGATTATTGAAAGAAAAACCTGTTTGCTTATTTGAGATAGGAAGTAATATTTGGCATAGTTATCCAACTATCCCTATATCAAACCAGAAATCTTATTTTTTGTCAACTACCGGACTGGCTAATATTCGAGAAGATTCAGGAACCCTGATCCCAAATCCCAAATCTAAAATCCCAAATTCCTTTGATGTATTAGTTCACGACCCTTGGCGACCAGTTCCGGCGTTAGGTGGTCATGCAGCAATGGCGGTGGGTTTATGTGAGCGATCGCATCTTGATTCTCGTGCTGATGTTCTAACTTATACGAGCGAACCCTTAACTGAAAACTGCCATTTGCTAGGGAATGTAGCCGTGGAAATCTTCTGTAGTGCCGATCAACCCAGTTATGATTTGTGTGCAGTGCTGTCAGAAGTGCATCCCGATGGCTGCGTATATAATTTAACTCAAGGTTATGTGCATTGTCGCCCAGGCTCAGAACAAGCGCCGACAAAAATTCAACTGCAAGCGACTTGTGCGCGAATTGCCAAAGGTAATGCACTGCGTTTGAGTCTAAGTGTTGCCTGTTTTCCTGCTTATGCGATGAATTCTGGAAGTGGTACAGTAAGAAGTAGTGGGGAGTTGATGAATGCTCAGGTAATCACAATTACGGTAAATTGTGGAGATGCTTTTCTTTCTCAAGTTTTGCTGCCGTTAAGAGTTAGTTTCACGCAAAGGCGCAAAGGCGCAAAGAAGAAGAATAATAAGAAGAAGAAGAGTTAAATTAATGGCAGCGAGTTTTGCAGTCTACAGTAAGAATTGATTTACTGGATATTCTCATATCTGGACTATTTTACTATGCAAACAGAGGAAACAGATGGAAACTAAGCCAAATGAACCATCAGCAGCACTCACAGAAATTCCTCCTGGCTATCTGAATATCATGGGTTACGTGGATGAGTCAGAAGTTAATGGCCCTGGAAGTCGTGCTGTTGTCTGGGTTCAAGGTTGTCCGCGTGAATGTTCTGGCTGCTTTAATCCTGAGTCTTGGTCTTTTGGGATTAACCAACTCATTTCTGTTGATACTCTGGCTGAGAATATCCTCAGTAAACCTCAGAATACAGGTGTGACTTTTTCCGGTGGAGAACCTTTTTGGCAAGCTACAGCACTAGCTTCTTTGGCTCGTAAGCTCAAAGGTGCGGGATTAAATGTGATGTCTTTTACTGGGTTCACGTTAAAGCAACTACAGTCTGAATCGGCTCCTCCAGATTCAGCCGCATTATTAGCAGAATTAGATATCTTGATTGATGGGCCTTTTGTGGAGTCTCTAGCAATTAATTCTCCCACTTCTCTGGTTTCTTCTAGCAATCAAGGAGTTAATGTCTTCAACCCGGACTTAACAGACCAGATGACTTGGGCGAGCGACCAGATAGAAATTCATATCCTCAAAGATGGTAGCCGGATTGTGACTGGTTATCAAGGTGGGTTGAGTAAATAATTACTAATTCGTAATTCGTAATTCGTAATTCGTAATTCGTAATTAAAAGTGTACAAGCCCCACCTATATATACGATACAGAGCAACCACTGATTCCAACTACGAATTACGAATTACTCAAAGGCTAACCACTGACTTGAGATTCTACTACACCAATAGGACAAGCCACCTTTGTCCCTCCTAACCCACAATAACCATTGGGGTTTTTGGCGAGATACTGCTGATGATAAGCTTCTGCGTAGTAAAATTCCGGCGCATCTAAAATTTCTGTGGTAATTTTCCCATAGTTTGCTTTGGTGAGAGCTTCCTGATATGCGTCCCGTGATGCTTCTGCTAGCTGTTTCTGCTCTTGGGAATAAACATAAATTCCGGAACGGTATTGAGTCCCAGCATCATTACCTTGGCGCATTCCTTGGGTGGGGTTATGGCTTTCCCAAAAGACTTTCAGCAGTTGAGAGTAACTAATCACTTTGGGGTCAAAGACAACCAAGACTACTTCGTTGTGACCAGTCATGCCGCTACAGACTTCATCATAACTTGGGTTGGGAGTGCTACCAGCTGCGTAACCTACCGCAGTTGTATAGACTCCTTCAAGTTGCCAAAATTTGCGTTCTGCACCCCAAAAGCAACCTAAGCCAAATACTGCTTTCTCCATGCCTTCCGGAAAAGGAGCTTTTAAAGTATTTTTATTGACATAATGTTCATTGGGTACTGGCATCGATTTTGCTCTTCCTGGCAAAGCTTCCTCCGCAGTGGGGATAGCCAGCTTTTTACCAAATCCAAATAGTCCCATAGCTTTTAACTCTGATTTCTCATAAATTTCTTTACCTTACTTAATATTGTAAAGAATCTATTACAGGTTGGGGAGTTCTGGAAATATCTCATTGATCATTCCTTTCCCCAAAATCACAAGTAATTTCACATAAAAGCGTGTACCAACGGCAACAGCCGACCTAATTGTTCTTGACCATTGACGGCTAATTCGCTATGACATAAATAAACTTTTTCACTGACACGAGAGAGTAAATCTGCCAAAATTCTGCGTAATCTGGCTTCTTCTAGCAAATTTTCATCTGCTGCTGTCCAAGGTTCCCCTAACCTGTCTCGCAAGAATAATGGCGCTCCAAATAACGTTGCTGCGCCACCTTTTATCCATAGAGGGGAACCAGCATCTAACCAGAACTGCCAACGGTGAAATCTTCTACTAGAGCGATATTGGAAAATAGTTGCTAAAGTGACAGCTTTTCTGGCTGCGCCGATGGGACGCAAGGGATAAGGGTTGGCGGTAATAGTACCACGTCGCAGTAGTTGTATAAATTCGGCAACTGTAGTATTGAGTTCTGATCCTGCTGTTCTGGGGGTCGTTTGTAGTAAACGGGTGTCAATTTCCCAATAATGTTGGGCAGTTTCCAGTAATTCCCGCAGTGCGGCCATTTGGTCGTAGGGGAGGTTGCTATCCTGACAGATAAAGTGCTGCATTGCCAGATATAACAAAGAAATGGGACTATGGTGTTCTGGCTGCGATCGCTTTTCCTCTAACCACTGTAAAATTTCACCGTAAGCTGTGGTAGCGGCATAGCCGATGCGATCCCAGCGCTCGAATGCTGAAACTGGTAACAAGTTGGGATAATCGGGATGAGGTTGAAAACAGTAATCTGCAATCAATCCGGCGCGTACTGGGTCGATGCGAGTGCTGAGTAAAGCAGAGTTTTCTAATCCTGCTCGTTTTCTACTCAAGACAACTAACATCTCGGCGACGGCATCTCGATCTACAAGGCGACCTAAACCGGGATAGACTAGTGCCAGCATGGTGAGTAATGCTCGAATCACAGGTGAACTAATTAAGGGGCGTTGGTCGTTGAGTGATTCCACGGCGATGTTTTGCTTACCCAGGATTTCGACTAAAGTATAACGTGCGATCGCATCTAAACCCGGTGCAATAATTGCTACATCTTCTGCTTGTACTTGTCCCGAATCGATGGCTTGAACAATTTCTGCTGCTGTTTTGCGTAATAATTCCGAGCGGGAGGTGGTTTGAATTAACTGCACTGGGTGCGGTAAACTCGACAGCATCATTGATTCTGAGACTAATTCCACCATTGGGGTCAAAAGTTGCTCTGCTAGACCAGGTAAGGGTGATGTTGTTAATGTCTCAATTCGACAACGCCTGGCTAAACCCTCCAAATAGTTAGGATCGGCTCCCAATCCTAGACGCACTCCACCATCAGGGTTATAGCTAAAAGCTCCCACAGCACCTTGATCCAACAAAAAATCAAACAATTGACGCGCGACTCCAGGATAATCATCGACATCATCTGCTAGTACAGCTTGATAGCGTTGAGTGAGGTGTTGTTGATAATGGCGATCGCTTAATAACTTCTGACTATAAAGTTCAGTAATCATCCCATAGGTCAGTAATCCCCGTTTTAAACACCAATTTCGCCAATCTAACAATAAAGATGCCAAAAACTCCGGTTCTAAATCAATAGCATTTTCTGTTAAGCCTGTTTGCAAAATCTGGCTAATATCTTCACAGCGTGTACCACTATAAGCAGCCAATTGGAATAAATCCAGAATGCGACGTACCAAACGGGACTCATTCACTCCCGCACGGCTCAAAATGGCTGTATCTAATTGGGAACGCCAAAGTTTCGTTGCTAATTCCTGTTCAGTTTCAGGGCGTAATCGGACTGGAAATTGTGCTTTGATATTTAACGACTGAATCAATAAAGGCCAAAATAAAATAACTTCATCTTGAAAAAAACCAAGCATCGTTTTGGCACGAACTGGATATTTTCCTTGAGTTGCTATAACAATTTTATCAGCTAAATTTCGGCGATTTTCACTATTGGCAGCTAAAACCAAAACTCCTGGCGCTGTCTTCGGGAGATATGAGTCTGGTGATGTTTCCCTACTGTTTGGCTCACCTGTTTTTTTAGTATAGAATGATGCAAAACTATAATTTTCACTATGCAACCAATCACAAAAATTTTCTACCAACCGAGCCGTCTTACCACTGCGGCTAGTACCAACAATCCAAATAGAATGAGAAATCACAAATCCTCCCTTTATAGATTTGCTAGTATACTTCGTGCGTTAACTTAATAATCAGAATCACTCATAAATCCTGAATAATAGCTGACGATGAGAATACCGATTTTTAGCCAGAAAATTTACCCTTTTTTACTATCTGCTTACAGATGGTACTTACTCACCCCAGAGCGTTCATTGGACGCAGCTTATCAAGCCGCATTAAAGATTAAAGCCATAGAAGACGAGCATTTTAATGGTAATAAAATAGACTTAAACTCAGTCATCTACAGTAACAGCGTGATGGATTATTTTGAGTCAGATTTAAAGCAACAATTAAAAATTGCCCGAATGCGACTGACAGAGTTTCGAGCCAGTCGTTTGTTTTCTAATGAATCTCATCCAAGAGCCGCTCTGAAAACAGGGATAGAATATCCTAGTACTGCCTTAATTTTAGATAAATTACAATTCATTGATCAAGTTATCTCAAAATATAATAACTTGGAGAACGAGGTCAATTCCTCGGCTTTAGTAAATAAACCTCAAATCGTCAAAGTTGATGCGCCTACCTCTGAATCATCACTCCAAAAATTACCAAGTCAAAATCAAGAACCGAATAAAAAACAGCGAGGTAAGGCTGATACAATGGGAATATTGCCCCGGTCGATTTTAAGTACTATCGGTCGTCTGCAAGTTGAATTAGATCCAAATGCTGAACAAGATGTTGTTAAAAACTTCCGTCAGACTCAAAGAAGAACCATCATATCTATTAGATTTATTTTACTATTAATTATAGTACCTTTGTTAACTCATCAAATATCAAAAGTATTAATAGTCGGTCCTCTAATCAACCATTTTAGAAGCCCCGATACAACGCAAATATTCCTAAATTTAGAAATGGAGGAAGAAGCATTAGTAGAAATGCAAAGATTTGAAGAAAGAATTAAGTTTGAAAACCTGATTCATAGCGCCCCTCCACTATCTGCTGAAGAGATGGAAATTGAGATGGAGGATAAAGCCCAGGAAATTGCTGAACAATTTCGCCGCAAAAGTGCCAATGCTATTAAAAATGTTTTTTCAGATATTTTCTCAGTTGCTGCTTTTATTTATCTATTGATTATCAGTAAACCTTCGATTATTGTACTAAAAGACTTCTTTGATCATATTGTCTATGGTCTTAGTGATAGTGCTAAAGCATTTATCATTATTTTGTTTACCGATGTATTTGTCGGATTTCACTCTCCTCATGGCTGGGAAGTAATTTTAGAAGGTGTATCACGTCATTGGGGCTTACCAGCTAATCGAGATTTCATCTTCTTATTTATTGCCACCTTTCCTGTGATTTTAGATACAATCTTTAAATATTGGATTTTCCGTTATTTAAACCGCATATCACCTTCCGCAGTTGCTACATATCGGAATATGAATGAATAATTAGTAATTCGTAGTTCGTAGTTCGTAGTTCGTAATTAATTAAGCCAGATTGATGTATGAGGAATGGCGAGGCGCTGGGAAATTTGACGTGCTAAAGTCGTCTTCCCCGAACCACTTGTACCAACTACACATATTCGCTGCATTGATTTTCTCTGTGTTCTCTGCGCCTCTGTGGTTCGATATCCTTTAAGTCGTGTACTCCGCGTTAATTTTCACATAGTCATAACTCAAATCACACCCCCAAGCTTTACCAGAACCATGACCATTCCCAACGTTAACGGCAATAATCACCGGATTATCGACTCGTTGACCTTTAATTATGCTTCTATCCACAGATAAATCATTACTATTATTAGTAGCAATAAAGTCTGGTGGTAAAGAAGAATCAGCCGCAGTTTGTTTTAAATATGCACTGGCTGCTGCACGGTCAAATGGTACTGGTTGACCATTTTCTAATAATAAGAAATCCCCTAACTTTATTTGCAGGTTGTCTTGTTCAAAAGATACACCTGCACGTCCGGCGGCGGCGGCGATACGTCCCCAATTGGGATCGCGTCCAAAGATTGCCGATTTAACTAGAGATGAACCGGCAATGGTTTTAGCGATTTGACGGGCGGAAACTTGATCATAAGCGCCAGTGACTTGCACTTCAATTAAGCAGGTTGCACCTTCGCCATCACGAGCGATCGCTTTCGCCAAATACTGACATACTGCTGTTAACATGGCCTCTAATTTCTCAGCTTCTGCACCCATTTCGGTAATTGCTGGAGTGCGAGATTGACCATTAGCCAAAGCAATTAAACTATCATTAGTGCTGGTATCACCATCTACGGTAATGGCATTAAAACTTTGATCAGCAGCCCTACTTAACATTTGTTGCCACAGATTTGACGAAACCGCCGCATCACAGGTGACAAATGCCAACAGAGTGGCCATGTTGGGATGAATCATCCCGGAACCTTTAGCAATCCCACCAATGCGGACGGGGCGATCGCCTATGGTTGTTTCTAAAGCAATGGATTTGGTTACCAAATCTGTAGTAATAATTGCCCCAGCTGCTGCATCTGAACCTGTGTCGGAAAGTGCGGCTACAACCTGGGGAATCCCACTGCGTAAAGCATCCATCCTGATCCGTTGACCAATTACGCCTGTAGAAGCCAAGAGAATCGATTCTGGGGAAATATTCAACTCACGCGCTAATATTTCGGCACTTTCTTCGGCATCACGCACACCTTGCATACCTGTGGAGGCATTTGCTTGACCAGCATTGCAGAGAATTGCCCGCGCGCTGTGTTTAGCTTGCAAACGTTGGCGACAATAATCTACACAGGCGGCTTTAACTTGACTAGTGGTAAATACACCAGCTGCGATCGCCTCTACATCTGACCATATCAAAGCTAAATCGGGCAATCCCGAAGGCTTCAGTCCTGCGGTGATTCCCGCCGCCTGATAACCTCTTGGTGCTGTCACACCACCAGAGATTTCTTGCCAATCTGCCATTTTTATTCTCCCCACAACTGTTAGCTGCTTGATTGGCGATTATACCAAGTCTTCGCTGCCAAATATTCGCCGATCATGAAATAAGGAGAGCCACATCGGTAGCTCTCCAGATCATCAGGGTGCATCTACATAGCAGAGTATAGCATTTTTGCCATGAGGTGTTACACCCATTATTTATTTTTGGTATAAATTTTTTAAGTCGTGAGCGACTCTAGCCCTGAAAAGATGGCTCAAACCACTTGCTCATAACTTTTCCCCTGATTTTTCCTGCTTAATCTGATATTAAATAATAGATGATTTCTTCATTCACTCTTTCTGAGCAACACTATTAACTATCAACAGCAATATTTATTTCTATTCATAAAGATACAGATAGCAATCCTCTTTTATCCACCGATAGACTCAGATCCCCGAAGTCTTGAATAATTTGGGTATCTTGATGTTCATAACTTATTGAGCAGTGCTACATATACTGCAACAAATATACTTTGTTCACTAATGTTAGTATACGATCATTTGACGAAACATTTAATTTTCGAGTATGACATTGACAATAAACCCCCCAGTAAAAAGTCTCAAAGACTACGCTCACCAGGCAATTCAACAACACCTCAAGAAAACCTTGAAATGGGAAAAATCAGTTAAGAAAGATAAAGATCCAGAAGCATTGCATCAAATGCGAGTCGGGATGCGTCGCCTACGGACTGCCATCAGTAGGTTTGATTTATTCCTGAATTTACCGCAGTCAGCCAACGCCTCGAAAATCGGTAAAATTGCGCGTCGTCTTGGCAATCTCAGAGATATAGATGTACTCAAAGAAACTTTAGCAACCCTTTACCAACCACATTTACCTCACAAAGAACAAAAAGTTCTGCGAACAGCTTTTGATGCTTTAGATAAACAACGTCAAAAGGCATTATCCCAGACGCAGACAACATTACAAGGTGAAACTTACAAGTCTCTTAAACAAGCATTGGCAGATTGGTTAGAACAACCCATTTATCAGCCTTTGGCATACATCCCAATTCAACAAGTGCTACCGGATTTACTTTTACCAGAACTGAGTAGTTTTTTGCTGCATCCGGGCTGGCTAGTGGGGACTAACATTATAGATTCAGAGGTAAAAGTTTGCACAAATTTGCCACCAGAAAACATAGAACAAGAATTGATAACTCAAGGTGACAGCATTCATGATTTACGGAAACAAGCCAAACGAGTGCGTTATCAAATGGAGTTATTTAGTGACTTATATGGTGAGTCTTACGCGGCTTATGTTGCCGAAATCAAAAACATCCAAGACCTATTAGGAAATATGCAAGATAGTATGGTGATGGGTGAGTGGCTTGCAGATGTGTTCAAATCAGAAATTGATGCTGAACTGCCCACCCTGGCTACTTTATTCCAAGAAAATCGTTATCAGTTGTGGCAGCAATGGCAACCTTTGCAAGAGCGCTATTTCCAAGGTGAACACCGACACGGTTTTCATTTAACAATACTCAACCCCATGCCAACAGCTATTTTGTGAAGAACCCCAACCTGATGGGAGCATCCAGAGATAATACATAGGTACTGCTTTGGGGAATCTGCACAACACGGGTATTTTCTGGGGAACCTAAGCCAGTCAGGAACCCCACAATACTGCCCAGCATTGCACCCCGGTCAAACTGTTTTGGGTCACCTTGGCTGAAAAAGCCCAAAGTATCCCCACCAATTTGGCTCCAAATCGAACTATTTTCCACAGCTTTGTCATTAGCTCGTTTGTAGGTAATAGTAGTACCGGGTATTGTCTGACTTGATGCTTTAATAGCCACAATCCGACCATTAATTACCAAAGATTTAGCGACAATTTTCACACCCCCATCTGTAGGTTTGAGATTAATAGTTACAGGGGAATTTTGAGGCACTATAATATTACCTCGATCATCTGCGATCGCATTAGTTAAAGGAACAGTGAGAGGATAAGCCTGATCCTGCCCCACATCAATAGTCACGGATGCGGGAAATTTGACAATAATTGCTGTATCTTGAGGAATTGTGATCTCATCACTGACTGCTAGGGTTTGAGATGGCCCAATAGGGTGAGTCGGAAGAGGTTGAGCGCTAGTTGGCAAAGTCAAGGAACCTAACAGAGAAATAGAATAGGCAAGGCTTAACAACATTTGCATTTTCATGGGGCGAAGCACTAGCCTCAAACGCTGACTAAATCAACGATACAGCAACTTATAGTCCAAAAAGATAGGTCTTGGTTGATCAATCAGACTTATCTATGGAAGTCCGGCACTAAATATGCACCCAATGACAAATTTCCAGCGCCCTGAATTTTATCCAGAAACACGCACTTTTTCAGAAAAAGCAGCAGGTTGTATGAAGTTTGATGATCCTGCTGCTAAGAGGAAATAGTGGCTAGTCAAGCTAACCAATTAATCTCTGCCAGGTCATTCCTCCGACAATGCCATCAGCAAGCAAACCATTTTGCCTTTGATATGTCCTAATAGCTGTTCCTGTCTGAGGACCATAGATGCCATCAACACCAGCACCTACACGGTATTGTAGGTATCTCATAACTGGACCGCCAGCGTGGTTGGGTCTGATGATTCGTTTAGCTAAAATCAGATTAATGGCATCCCAGGTCTTTGTGTCTGCAATTCCACTAGGTGGTAGTCCCACAATATTCTGAAAATTTACTGTTGCAGAGCTGGTTGCCGGTCCCATGGAATTATCTTCTACTAAAGGCCTACCATTCCTATCGTTGATTTTTAATTGATTTAAGGCTCTTTGCAGTCTGATGACTGTAGTATCTGTATTCAATTCTTCATCTGGGACAGGATTCACAGGAATACTAGGTACTTGACCGGTCAAGCCTTTGACAATGGCATTAGCAGTTGCTTCCGGTTCAAAGATATTCATATCTCGTGGTGAATCGACGAAGCAGCATTCTACAAGAATCGCAGGCATATTAGTGTTTCTCAGGACATATAAGTGGGAACCACTTTTAACCCCACGATTAAAAAATCCTAAACTGACAATTTCATTTAACACTGGTTGAGCAATTCTTCTCCCAGTTTCACTAGCTGCAAATACTTCCGTACCATTAGCCCGACCATTAAAAGCGTTAAAGTGTATGGAGACAAAAACCTCAACTCTGTTAGTATTGGCCGTATTAATTCTTTGAAATAGTGAATTTGTTACGGAAGTAGACCTATCTGGTTTACACAGGATTACTTCATGTCCTAAAGCCCGTAACTTCGAGATTACTCTGTTCCCGACATCTGTGTTTAAAGCATCCTCAAATTTGATCCCCACAGCACCTGTGTCTGGAGGAGAATTATGCCCAATATCAATGCCAAATTTCATCTGTTGAACCTCACTCACTACTTCTGCTGATAAATTCC
Encoded here:
- a CDS encoding CocE/NonD family hydrolase — its product is MLNVLPKQTASMHTRDGIRLDADIYRPDAEEEFPVLLMRQPYGRAIASTVVYAHPTWYATQGYIVVIQDVRGRGTSEGEFQLFTHEIADGEDTVNWVANLPGSNGKVGMYGFSYQGMTQLYAAAAKPPALKTICPAMIGYDLYTDWAYEGGAFCLQTNLAWAIQLATETARLRKDQTAYAALFAASRNLPVTNPEILKQLAPESFYHEWLAHSQPDTYWEKLSPKNHLQDVDLPMFHIGGWFDTYLRGTWHLYQDMIARSTQSQHLIIGPWAHLPWGRKVGEVDFGINAISPIDKMQVRWFDQFLKGIDTGLLKEKPVCLFEIGSNIWHSYPTIPISNQKSYFLSTTGLANIREDSGTLIPNPKSKIPNSFDVLVHDPWRPVPALGGHAAMAVGLCERSHLDSRADVLTYTSEPLTENCHLLGNVAVEIFCSADQPSYDLCAVLSEVHPDGCVYNLTQGYVHCRPGSEQAPTKIQLQATCARIAKGNALRLSLSVACFPAYAMNSGSGTVRSSGELMNAQVITITVNCGDAFLSQVLLPLRVSFTQRRKGAKKKNNKKKKS
- a CDS encoding 4Fe-4S single cluster domain-containing protein, with translation METKPNEPSAALTEIPPGYLNIMGYVDESEVNGPGSRAVVWVQGCPRECSGCFNPESWSFGINQLISVDTLAENILSKPQNTGVTFSGGEPFWQATALASLARKLKGAGLNVMSFTGFTLKQLQSESAPPDSAALLAELDILIDGPFVESLAINSPTSLVSSSNQGVNVFNPDLTDQMTWASDQIEIHILKDGSRIVTGYQGGLSK
- the msrA gene encoding peptide-methionine (S)-S-oxide reductase MsrA gives rise to the protein MGLFGFGKKLAIPTAEEALPGRAKSMPVPNEHYVNKNTLKAPFPEGMEKAVFGLGCFWGAERKFWQLEGVYTTAVGYAAGSTPNPSYDEVCSGMTGHNEVVLVVFDPKVISYSQLLKVFWESHNPTQGMRQGNDAGTQYRSGIYVYSQEQKQLAEASRDAYQEALTKANYGKITTEILDAPEFYYAEAYHQQYLAKNPNGYCGLGGTKVACPIGVVESQVSG
- a CDS encoding recombinase family protein translates to MISHSIWIVGTSRSGKTARLVENFCDWLHSENYSFASFYTKKTGEPNSRETSPDSYLPKTAPGVLVLAANSENRRNLADKIVIATQGKYPVRAKTMLGFFQDEVILFWPLLIQSLNIKAQFPVRLRPETEQELATKLWRSQLDTAILSRAGVNESRLVRRILDLFQLAAYSGTRCEDISQILQTGLTENAIDLEPEFLASLLLDWRNWCLKRGLLTYGMITELYSQKLLSDRHYQQHLTQRYQAVLADDVDDYPGVARQLFDFLLDQGAVGAFSYNPDGGVRLGLGADPNYLEGLARRCRIETLTTSPLPGLAEQLLTPMVELVSESMMLSSLPHPVQLIQTTSRSELLRKTAAEIVQAIDSGQVQAEDVAIIAPGLDAIARYTLVEILGKQNIAVESLNDQRPLISSPVIRALLTMLALVYPGLGRLVDRDAVAEMLVVLSRKRAGLENSALLSTRIDPVRAGLIADYCFQPHPDYPNLLPVSAFERWDRIGYAATTAYGEILQWLEEKRSQPEHHSPISLLYLAMQHFICQDSNLPYDQMAALRELLETAQHYWEIDTRLLQTTPRTAGSELNTTVAEFIQLLRRGTITANPYPLRPIGAARKAVTLATIFQYRSSRRFHRWQFWLDAGSPLWIKGGAATLFGAPLFLRDRLGEPWTAADENLLEEARLRRILADLLSRVSEKVYLCHSELAVNGQEQLGRLLPLVHAFM
- a CDS encoding proton extrusion protein PcxA — translated: MRIPIFSQKIYPFLLSAYRWYLLTPERSLDAAYQAALKIKAIEDEHFNGNKIDLNSVIYSNSVMDYFESDLKQQLKIARMRLTEFRASRLFSNESHPRAALKTGIEYPSTALILDKLQFIDQVISKYNNLENEVNSSALVNKPQIVKVDAPTSESSLQKLPSQNQEPNKKQRGKADTMGILPRSILSTIGRLQVELDPNAEQDVVKNFRQTQRRTIISIRFILLLIIVPLLTHQISKVLIVGPLINHFRSPDTTQIFLNLEMEEEALVEMQRFEERIKFENLIHSAPPLSAEEMEIEMEDKAQEIAEQFRRKSANAIKNVFSDIFSVAAFIYLLIISKPSIIVLKDFFDHIVYGLSDSAKAFIIILFTDVFVGFHSPHGWEVILEGVSRHWGLPANRDFIFLFIATFPVILDTIFKYWIFRYLNRISPSAVATYRNMNE
- a CDS encoding EutP/PduV family microcompartment system protein translates to MQRICVVGTSGSGKTTLARQISQRLAIPHTSIWLN
- the argJ gene encoding bifunctional ornithine acetyltransferase/N-acetylglutamate synthase, with protein sequence MADWQEISGGVTAPRGYQAAGITAGLKPSGLPDLALIWSDVEAIAAGVFTTSQVKAACVDYCRQRLQAKHSARAILCNAGQANASTGMQGVRDAEESAEILARELNISPESILLASTGVIGQRIRMDALRSGIPQVVAALSDTGSDAAAGAIITTDLVTKSIALETTIGDRPVRIGGIAKGSGMIHPNMATLLAFVTCDAAVSSNLWQQMLSRAADQSFNAITVDGDTSTNDSLIALANGQSRTPAITEMGAEAEKLEAMLTAVCQYLAKAIARDGEGATCLIEVQVTGAYDQVSARQIAKTIAGSSLVKSAIFGRDPNWGRIAAAAGRAGVSFEQDNLQIKLGDFLLLENGQPVPFDRAAASAYLKQTAADSSLPPDFIATNNSNDLSVDRSIIKGQRVDNPVIIAVNVGNGHGSGKAWGCDLSYDYVKINAEYTT
- a CDS encoding CHAD domain-containing protein, producing MTLTINPPVKSLKDYAHQAIQQHLKKTLKWEKSVKKDKDPEALHQMRVGMRRLRTAISRFDLFLNLPQSANASKIGKIARRLGNLRDIDVLKETLATLYQPHLPHKEQKVLRTAFDALDKQRQKALSQTQTTLQGETYKSLKQALADWLEQPIYQPLAYIPIQQVLPDLLLPELSSFLLHPGWLVGTNIIDSEVKVCTNLPPENIEQELITQGDSIHDLRKQAKRVRYQMELFSDLYGESYAAYVAEIKNIQDLLGNMQDSMVMGEWLADVFKSEIDAELPTLATLFQENRYQLWQQWQPLQERYFQGEHRHGFHLTILNPMPTAIL
- a CDS encoding N-acetylmuramoyl-L-alanine amidase — its product is MKFGIDIGHNSPPDTGAVGIKFEDALNTDVGNRVISKLRALGHEVILCKPDRSTSVTNSLFQRINTANTNRVEVFVSIHFNAFNGRANGTEVFAASETGRRIAQPVLNEIVSLGFFNRGVKSGSHLYVLRNTNMPAILVECCFVDSPRDMNIFEPEATANAIVKGLTGQVPSIPVNPVPDEELNTDTTVIRLQRALNQLKINDRNGRPLVEDNSMGPATSSATVNFQNIVGLPPSGIADTKTWDAINLILAKRIIRPNHAGGPVMRYLQYRVGAGVDGIYGPQTGTAIRTYQRQNGLLADGIVGGMTWQRLIG